AACTGAATCAACTAATATTTCATCTCCCAATGTAGTAAATTTCCGTTTGTTATGATCAGTCCATTTTATATCTCTAGTTGGATATATATACCCACTCTCCATTCTCAATCCACATTTAGGGCAGCTTGCATTTTCTAAAATTGTCATTTTCTTCTCCTCCTTTTAACCTTTATTCATGGAACTTTATAGAACTAGGGGTCACTGAGAATCCTACTCTTTTTTATTTTAATTATTCACGTCACATTCTTTATCTTTTGTCGTTATATTATTCTGCACAAGAAGAAAGAAACCTTTAAAGAAATCAACCCAATTAAGAAAAAACTATCCATATTTAGATGAGCTGGAGACAGTAGACGATGGATTGAATTTGTAAGAAATCTAAAACTTTTCCTTATAACTTTTGCACATAGTTTAGATGTTTTATTATTATAAAGTCTCATAACAATAAAAGTATACGTTTATATTTCATGAACATAGAACTAATAAAGAAGAGGTTGCATTCAGATGCAGTTGCTATCATTTTCACAAAGTCTTTTAAAATACAGCTTTTAGAAGGAACTAACGTCTAAAAATTCTGTTCGTATAAAATATAAAACAAAGATTCTATTTAGGAAAAGGAGTTTTATAGGGATCTGTAGAATATTATTTTAGTAGAGAGGTGAATTGTATGAAAGCTATTGGAATTACTATTTTTCTCATTTTTATTGTGGGAATAGAATTTTTATTAGATAAAAGCAGACGGGAAAAAATTGAGGAAGAAATCAATTTTATTGGAGGAAACGTTATAAATATAGAACGCAGAAATCTTTTCACAGGTCGGGGACCCTTTTTCATTGAAGGAAAGGGAGAGACTGTTTATAAAATAGAATATGTAGTTGATGGAGTTCTGAAAGAGGGCTGGGTTAAATTTGCTGGACTCTTTGGTGTGGATTGGAGATTGTGATGAAACTATTGGATGATAAAAATTTGGGTAAAGACGAAAACTTAGTAAAGAAAGGATTAAATTTAATAGACTATAAAGAGCAAGTAATTTCCTTGTGGAATGATATGGACCATCAAAATTGGGATGCTTTGTATACATATTTCCAAGATGATGCTATAATTAATTGGAACAATACAAATGAAAGCTTTAATGTAACAGAATTTGTAAAGGCAAATGCCGAATACCCAGGAGATTGGAGCATTGAAATTGAACGTTTAGAATGTATCCAAAACTTAGTGATTTCAGTTGTAAAAGTACAACTAAAAAGGGATGCTGTATCTGTTCATGCAACATCATTCTTCGAGTTTGAGGATGGAAAAATAAAGCTCTTAAATGAATATTGGGGAGATGACGGGGAGCCGCCTCAATGGCGGATTGAAAAGCAAATAGGAAGACATATCCTACCTAAAAAAGATCTGTAGTGCTTCAGATCTTTTTTGCATTAGAAACTAGGCAATATGGATTGACACAAAATATAGGGCATGGTAATATTTATATACGACATATAGTGGTAGGATATACCAACAAGATTCATTTAATTTTATGAATTGCATTAACTTTTTTATACATAAGGAGGATTTTCAAGAATGATTACTAAGATTACAAAGCGAGATGGAAGAGAAGTTCCTTTTAATATTGAAAAAATTGCAAACGCTATATTTAGGGCTTCAAAATCTGTAGGAGAAGAGGACTATGAAGCTGCTTTTAATATAGCAGAACAAGCAGTAGCATATATCGAAAAAGAAATTAACAATCCGAATCCATCCGTAGAACAAATACAAGATATTGTAGAGAAAGTCCTTATAAAGAATGAAAAGGCAGAGATTGCGAAAGCATATATCATTTATAGAGCTGAAAGAACGAGATTGAGAGAAATGAATACTCGTCTTATGAAGATATATGAAGATTTAACCTTTAAGGATGCTGAAGATAATGATGTCAAACGTGAAAATGCAAATATAGATGGTAATACTGCCATGGGAACGATGTTGAAGTATGGTTCTGAAGGGGCAAAGCAGTTTTATAATATGTTCGTTTTAAAAGAAGAATATTCAAGTGCCCATAAAACTGGGGATATCCATATACATGACCTTGATTTCTTAACACTTACAACGACATGCTGCCAAATTGATATTAAAAAACTATTTGAAAATGGCTTTAGCACAGGGCATGGCTATTTAAGGGAACCAAAAGATATTCAAAGTTATTCTGCACTGGCTTGTATTGCAATTCAATCCAATCAAAATGATCAGCATGGAGGGCAAAGTATTCCAAACTTTGACTATGGCATTGCACAGGGTGTTACAAAGACCTATAAAAGATTATATGCTAAAAATCTTACCAATGGCATTGAGCTGCTTTTTGACAATATAGAGGCGGAAAATTTAGTAGAACAGGTTTTAAAAGAAATAAAAGAAGAACATCAGCTGGAACCCAATCTAAAGATGGAACAGCAGTACATAGAAATTGAAGAAAAATTTCTTCTAAAATATTTTAAAGATCTAGATAAAATAAAGAAAGCACAGCAATTTGCAAGGGACAGGGCTTATAAAGAGACGGATCGAAGTACATATCAGGCTATGGAGGCACTGATTCATAACTTAAATACAATGCATTCTAGAGCAGGTGCTCAAGTACCATTCAGCTCTATCAATTATGGAACGGATACATCCTTAGAGGGTCGTATGGTTGTTAAAAATCTTCTTCTCGCAACGGAATCAGGACTAGGAAATGGTGAAACTCCAATATTCCCAATCCAGATATTCAAAGTAAAAGAAGGGATAAATTACAATACAGAAGATCCGAATTACGATTTATTTCAACTGGCATGCAGAGTTAGCGCAAAGAGATTATTTCCGAACTTCTCATTTATTGATGCTCCTTTTAACTTAAAATATTACAAAGAAGGAAAGCCTGAAACGGAAATCGCTTACATGGGCTGTAGAACCAGAGTCATGGCAAATGAATACGATCCAACAAAAGAGATTGTATACGGAAGAGGAAATTTAAGCTTTACAACTGTAAATCTACCGAGAATTGCATTAAATAGCGGTGGCAATATGGAACTTTTCTATAAGGAATTGGATGAAAAAATTGATTTGGTCATTCAGCAGCTTATGGATCGATTTGAGATACAAGCGCAGAAAAAGGTTAAGAATTTCCCATTCCTTATGGGACAAGGTGTTTGGGCAGACTCAGATAAACTCGGTTGGGAAGATGAAATTAGAGAAGTCTTAAAACATGGTACTTTAACTTTAGGATTTATAGGTCTGGCTGAATGTCTGAAAGCTTTAACTGGAAAGCATCATGGAGAATCAGAAGAATCTCAAAAACTTGGTCTGAATATCATAGAGCACATGAGAAAGCGTATGGATGCAGCTTCTAAAGCATATCAGATGAATTATTCTCTAATCGCTACACCTGCTGAAGGAATCGCTGGAAGACTTGTAAAAATCGACAGAGAGCACTTTGGGGAAATTGAAGGTATTACAGATAGAGAGTATTACACAAATAGCTTCCATGTACCTGTTTATTATAAAATTAATATATTTGACAAAATCAGAAAAGAAGCACCATACCATAATTTAACCAATGCAGGGCATATCACTTACGTTGAATTGGATGGAGACACTTCAAAAAATACCGAAGCCTTTGAAAAAGTCATCCGAGTAATGAAAGAAGAGGGAATCGGATATGGCTCCATCAATCATCCGGTAGATCGAGATCCTGTTTGTGGCTATTCTGGGATAATTAACGATAAATGTCCCAACTGTGGTAGAGAAGAAAATGATGTGAAGTTTGAAAGAATTAGAAGAATTACAGGATACTTAGTGGGAACATTGGATCGGTTTAACGATGCCAAAAAATCAGAGGAAAGAGACCGAGTAAAGCATAGCTATATGGCATAACTATTTTTATTGAATATAGGGTGAATGTTGATGAGTAATATGGTAAGAGTTGCAGGCGTTGTTGAAGAATCCATTGTAGATGGTCCAGGGATAAGATTCGTTGTTTTTACACAGGGATGTAGGCACAACTGCCAAGGCTGTCACAATATGCATACACACTCCTTTGATGGTGGAAAATTGATCAGTATGGATAGTATACTTCATAAAGTACAAGAAAACCCACTGCTAGACGGGGTAACCTTAAGCGGGGGAGAACCCTTTGAACA
Above is a genomic segment from Alkaliphilus oremlandii OhILAs containing:
- a CDS encoding PF20097 family protein, which encodes MTILENASCPKCGLRMESGYIYPTRDIKWTDHNKRKFTTLGDEILVDSVFIMKKLVSYRCRNCRIVTFEYESSK
- a CDS encoding nuclear transport factor 2 family protein, with translation MKLLDDKNLGKDENLVKKGLNLIDYKEQVISLWNDMDHQNWDALYTYFQDDAIINWNNTNESFNVTEFVKANAEYPGDWSIEIERLECIQNLVISVVKVQLKRDAVSVHATSFFEFEDGKIKLLNEYWGDDGEPPQWRIEKQIGRHILPKKDL
- a CDS encoding anaerobic ribonucleoside triphosphate reductase, which gives rise to MITKITKRDGREVPFNIEKIANAIFRASKSVGEEDYEAAFNIAEQAVAYIEKEINNPNPSVEQIQDIVEKVLIKNEKAEIAKAYIIYRAERTRLREMNTRLMKIYEDLTFKDAEDNDVKRENANIDGNTAMGTMLKYGSEGAKQFYNMFVLKEEYSSAHKTGDIHIHDLDFLTLTTTCCQIDIKKLFENGFSTGHGYLREPKDIQSYSALACIAIQSNQNDQHGGQSIPNFDYGIAQGVTKTYKRLYAKNLTNGIELLFDNIEAENLVEQVLKEIKEEHQLEPNLKMEQQYIEIEEKFLLKYFKDLDKIKKAQQFARDRAYKETDRSTYQAMEALIHNLNTMHSRAGAQVPFSSINYGTDTSLEGRMVVKNLLLATESGLGNGETPIFPIQIFKVKEGINYNTEDPNYDLFQLACRVSAKRLFPNFSFIDAPFNLKYYKEGKPETEIAYMGCRTRVMANEYDPTKEIVYGRGNLSFTTVNLPRIALNSGGNMELFYKELDEKIDLVIQQLMDRFEIQAQKKVKNFPFLMGQGVWADSDKLGWEDEIREVLKHGTLTLGFIGLAECLKALTGKHHGESEESQKLGLNIIEHMRKRMDAASKAYQMNYSLIATPAEGIAGRLVKIDREHFGEIEGITDREYYTNSFHVPVYYKINIFDKIRKEAPYHNLTNAGHITYVELDGDTSKNTEAFEKVIRVMKEEGIGYGSINHPVDRDPVCGYSGIINDKCPNCGREENDVKFERIRRITGYLVGTLDRFNDAKKSEERDRVKHSYMA